Part of the Usitatibacter palustris genome, TCGACGACGCGCATCTCGCCGAATTGTTTGCGTGGACCCAGGAAGAATTCGATCGCCGCCTCGAGGGCACTGCCATCCGCCGTATCGGCCATGAGCGGTGGCTGCGCAACATCGCGGTGGCGCTGGGCAATGCCGCGCCCTCCCCGGCTGCGCGCGCCGCGCTGCAATCGCGGCGCGAGCATCCATCGACGCTCGTGCGGGAGCACGTTGCGTGGGCACTCGCACGCCATGAAGAACGGAACGATTCGCGCGACGCTGCATCGAACGCGTAAGTTCCAACAACAAGCCATCAAGGGAGATGACGATGCATCGCTTTCGCAATGCGGCCCTCCTCGCCGCGGCCCTCGCAGCGCCCGCCGTCCAGGCCATGTACCTCAACCCCGATGGCCTCGGGCAGGCGCTCATCTATCCGTACTACACGGTCAAGCCGGTGGACAGTAATGTTTACAACACCTACATCTCGATCGTGAACCACACGAGCGACGCGAAGGTGCTGCGCGTGCGCTTCCGCGAGAGCCTCAACGGCCGCGAGGTTGGCAACTACAACCTGTACCTCGGCCCGCGCGATGCGTGGGCGGGTGCGATCACCCCCTCGGTCGCAGGCGCGCCGCCGGCGGCGGGGCTGCTGACGATCGACAATTCCTGCACCAATCCCGCCTTCACGCCACCCGCCGGTGGCAGCGCGCTTACGGGCTTCGCCTTCAGCAGCGCGAGCTACACCGGCACCAACAGCGACGGCATGGGCGACACGATGGAGCGCACGCGCGAGGGCTATGTCGAAGTCATCGAGATGGCCACCCTCACGGGCGCGAGCGCCGCGCAGGCCACGCCCGGTGCGAATGGCGTGCCGCCCGATTGCGCGGCGCTGCGCGGCGGCGGCGTGCTGTCGCTCGGCCCGCCCACCGGCGGCGTTTCGGGAACACTCACGCTGATCAACGTCGCGAGCGGCCTGGACTTCACCGTGAACGCGATCGCGATCGCGGACCTCTCGACGCAAGGCTTCTATCGCACGTACTCGGACGCCTATCCCGACTTCAACTCGGCCGAGGTCAACGGCGTGGGCAACTTCGCCGCCAACGGCAAGGCCTACCGAACGACGTGGAATAGCGGCGTCGAAGCGCTGAACGCCATTCTCATGCGCTCGACCGTGGACAACGAGTTCATCCTCGACAACACGACCCAGTCGGCGGCGGACTTCGTCGTCACGTTGCCCACGAAGCGCTTCCACGTGCTCGTGCCCGGGCAAGGCACCGGCCCGTTCACGAACACCGTGCTCGCGGGCTCGAGGTCGCTCAACTTCACGCTTGAATACCGCTCGCGCGAAGGGCTGGGCGGAATCATCGTCCCGGCCTGCGGCTTCACTTGTCCGCCCAGCAACTCCGAGGCGAACCTGCAACTGCCGTTTGCCTCGACGGTGGTGGGCATTACGCGCGGTGCCACGGCCACGGGCGCCGCGGGCACCACGCTCGCATTGGGCGCGAACGGCTGGCGCGTCACGCTGCCAACGACGGCGGAGAACGGCTCGGTGATGCTGGGCTTCGTGGCCGGCGGCTTCTCGTCACCGCCGACGATCTCGTTCCCGGCGCAGACCACGCGCCTGAGCGACGGCCAGGTACTCAACGAGAACCTCGTGATGGAAGGCCTGCCGGCCGTGGGCTTCGCGGTCCGTACGCTGCGCAACGGAACGCTCGTGTGCGCGGGCGGTGGCTGCCAGGGCAACTACGGCGGCGCCTACCCCCACACCTCGCGACACGTATTCCGCTAGGGAGCGACGAACTTCCTCAGCTCGCCCGCAAGCCGGGCGAGCGAGGGCTTGTGCACGTACATCATGTGCCCGGCGTCGTAGTAGCTCACCGTGAGGTTCTGGCGCAGCGACGGATCGAGGCCCAGGTGATCCATCGTGTAGTCGGAGGCGAAGTGCGGCGTGGCGAAGTCGAAGTAGCCATTGGCCACCAGCACGCGCATGTGCGGATTCATCGACATCGCCTTGCGCAGCGTCTCGCCCACGGAAGCGAAGCGGTTCGCGAACTCGTTCCAGCCCCACGTGAGGTACAGGCCCTTGGTCACCTCGTAGGGCAGGTCCTTCTCGAAGCGCAGGTCGGAGCGCACGTAGTCGTTCATCGCGGCGGCATACGCGCCGTAGATCGCGGCCATTGCCGGGTCGAACTCGAACATGGCGCCGGCCGAGTCGCGGTCGAAGCCCTTGAAGCGGCTGTCGAGGCGGCCCACGGTGCGGCCCTCCGCGCGCAGCAGCTCCTTGCAGAAGCGGAAGATCTCGATGCGCAGGTCCGTGCTCTCGACATACGCGACCGAAAGCCCGGTGTAGCGCGAGAGCTTCTTCGCGATGGCCGCACGATCCTTCGCCGCGAGACCCGCACCCTGGAAGAGCGCGTTCGCGTAGTCGCCTGACGCGAAGGCCTCGACCTCGTCGAGCAGCTCGCGCAGCGACTTGGCCTGCAGGTCCGCCGCAAGCTTCTTGTGGTACCAGGCGGTCGCCGCGTACGTCGGCAGGAACAGCACGCACGGAAGATCGTTCGTCACGTCGAACCGCAGCGTCTGGAAATCGAGCGCGACGGACACGAGCATCACGCCGTTGAGGTACATGCCGTAGCGCTCGATCAGGTGCCCCGCGAGTCCGGAAGCGCGCGTAGTGCCGTACGACTCGCCGATCAGGTACTTCGGGCTCGACCAGCGCGCGTAGCGCGAGGTGTAGAGGCGGATGAAGGCCCCGACGCTCTCGAGGTCGCGGCGATAGTCGTGGAACTCCTTCACCTTCTCGCCTTCGACCATGCGGCTGTAGCCCGTGCCCACCGGATCGATGAACACGAGGTCCGATTGCGGCAGGAGCGAGAACTCGTTCGCCTCCAGCGTGTAGGGCGGGCCGTCGTTCTGCCCTTCATCATCGAGCGCGACGCGCCTGGGTCCGAGCACACCGAGGTGCAGCCACACCGAGCTCGATCCCGGGCCGCCGTTGAACGAGAACGTGAGCGGCCGCTTCGTCTTGTCGGCGACGTCGTCGAGCGTGTAGGCGACGAAGAACACGCTGGCGCGCGGCTTCTCCCCTTCGTTCTTGCCCTCCTTCTCCGACTCCTCGCGCAGCACGATCGTGCCGCACGTGACGGTGTAGGCGATCTCCTTGCCGCCGATCGTCGCGCGATGGCGCGTGACGGACAGGTCGTCGCTGGGATCAGGCTTGTCGTTCTTCTTTTCTTCGGTCGTCGGGATGGAGGTCATTTCTTCGGCGCTTCGCGGACGGTGATCTTGAAAGTGGCGGTTTTCGCGGGGGCGACGTCCTTCTCCCATCCGCGGCGGTATTCGAGCTTGAGCTGCTGCGAGCCGGGCTTCGCGGCGGTGAAGGTCCACACTTCGACGCCCTGCGCGCCGACCACCGGCTTGCCATCGGCGGGCGCGGGCGGCGCTTCGTACTTGCTTTCGCCCTTCTGCTTCACGATGCGGATGCGGCCGCCATGCTTGGAGGTCTTCGCGACGGCCCATGCGTAACCGGTGGAAGGATTGCTCTCGAGGCGCAGGCGCAACTCCTGCCCGACGATGAGCTCGACCGGCGCGGCCGAATCGGCGAGCGTGACGGTGACGGGATCGGGGTTGGCCGCGGCCAGCAGGATGCCGGGAAGGAACGCGAGGAGCAGCGCGAGGAAGGGCCTGCGAATCATGGCCGCGAGTCTAATGCAATAATTAGCCATGCGCTGCCGCCACCCTTCCCTCGCTCTTGCGACGCTTCTTGCGGCTGGATTGGCGTTCGCGACGCCGACGGTTGCCCAGGTCTACAAGTGGACGGACTCGACCGGCAAGACCCACTACGGCGACGCGCCGCCCGACGACGTGAAGAAGCAGGAGATCAAGATCACGGCGAAGTCGTACGAAGGTCCGCCGCAGATCGACAACTGGGCCGCCGTGATCCGCCGCCCCTCGCCCGGCGGCACCAGCAAGCCTTCGCAATCGGGGCTCACGATGTTCAGCGCCACCTGGTGCGGCCCCTGCAAGCGCGCGAAGGCCTACCTCGCCGAGAAGAACGTTTCGTATCGCGATGTGGACATCGATGCCTCGGATGCCAATCGCGAAGAGTTCCGCAGCTACGGCGGGGGCGGCGTGCCGCTGCTCATCGCCGGCGACAAGCGCATGCGCGGCTTCAGCCCCGCGGCCCTCGACAACCTCATCGCCAGCTCGCGCTGACGCCTCCCTGGAAGAACACCATGCGCTTGGCCGCTACCCTCTTGCTCGCCCTGCTTGCCCCGTTGACCGCCACGGCGCAGTCGAAGCTGCCCCTCGACAAGATCAAGCTTCCACCGGGCTTCGAAATCACGGTGTTCGCCGAAGGCGTGAAGAATGCGCGCTCGATGGCGCTCGGCGAAGGCGGGACGCTCTTCGTGTCGACGCGCTCGGACGGCCGCGTGTACGCGATCAAGCACGACTGGAAGAAGGCGCAGGAGGTGATCACGATCGCCACGGGACTCAACATGCCCAACGGCGTCGCGGTGAAGGACGGCGCGCTCTTCGTGGCGGAGGTGAGCCGCGTGTGGCGCTATGACGGGATCGAGGCGAACCTGCAAAGCCCCAAGGGCAAGGTCATCTACGACAAATACCCGACCGAAAAACACCACGGCTGGAAGTTCATCCGCTTCGGGCCCGACGGCTGGCTCTACGTGCCGGTAGGCGCTCCCTGCAACATCTGCGAAAAGGACGACCCCTACTCCTCGATCACGCGATTGAAGCCCGACGGCTCGGCGATGGAAGTCATCGCCCGCGGCGTGCGCAACTCCGTGGGGTTCGACTGGCACCCGGTGACCAAGGAGCTGTGGTTCACCGACAACGGCCGCGACATGATGGGCGACGATATCCCGCCCGATGAGCTCAACCACGCGCCCAAGGCCGGGATGCACTTCGGCTATCCGTACTGCCACGGCGGTACCGTGCAGGATCAGGAGTTCGGCGCGACCCGCAAGTGTTCCGAGTTCACGGCGCCCGCGAAGAACTTCGGCGCGCACGTGGCCTCGCTCGGCATGCGCTTCTACACGGGCACGATGTTCCCGGCCGAATACCGCAACCAGATCTTCATCGCCGAGCACGGCTCGTGGAACCGCTCGAAGAAGAGCGGCTATCGCGTGATGCGCGCCAAGGTCGAAGGCGGCAAAGTGGTCGACTACGGCGTCTTCGCCGAGGGCTGGCTCGATGCCTCCGACGACAAGGCCTGGGGCCGGCCGGTCGATGTGCAAGTCATGCCCGACGGTTCGCTGCTCGTCTCCGACGACCATGCGGACGTGATCTACCGCATCAGCTACCGCAAGCCCTAGCTAGCATCTCCGCGATGGACCGTCGCCGCTTCCTGCAGGCCACGGCGCTCGCGGCGCTGTCGACACCTGCAGCGCGCGCGCAGGCGGCGCAGGGCCCGCTCGTCACAGACGTCTCCCAGCTCGAGGCCACCCGCGTCGCGGCCGAGATCCGGCCGCGCTCCGCCGACGACGTGAGGGCCGCGCTGCGCAATCGCTCCGGAACCATCTGCCTGGGCGGCGGGCGCTACAGCATGGGCGGACAGATCGCCTCGCCCGGCGCACTGCACCTCGACATGCGCGCGATGAATCGCGTCGTGTCGCTCGATCGGGAACGCCGCGTGATTCGCGTGCAGGCGGGAATGACGTGGCGCGATCTCCAGGAAGCGATCGATCCGCACGATCTGTCGGTGAAGATCATGCAGAGCTACAGCAACTTCACGGTCGGCGGATCGGTGTCCGTGAACTGCCACGGGCGCTACGTCGGCAAGGGCCCGCTCGTGAATTCCGTGCGTGCGCTGCAGGTGGTGGCCGCGGACGGGCAGGTCCTGGAGCTGACCCGATCGCGCGAGCCCGAGCTCTTCGGCGCAGCGTTCGGAGGCTACGGCGGGCTGGGGGTGATTACGGAGGTCGAACTCGACCTGGATCCCAACGTCCGCATGGAGCGCGTCGTCGTGGATGTCCCGCTCGAGGAATATCCGGCGTACTTCAAGAACAAGGTGCTGTCCGATCCGCGCGCGATCCTCCACAACGCCGATCTCTCATCGCCAGCATTCGCCAATCCGCGCACGACCACCTGGCTCGCCACGGAAAAACCGCCCACCGATGCGAAGCGCCTGGTACCCAAGGGCCTCGACTACACGCTCGAGAAGAACGCCATCTGGGCGATCAGCGAGCTTCCCGGGGGCGACCGCCTGCGCGAAAGCCTCGCGAAGAGTCGCCTCGCGGATCGGCCGGTGATCTGGCGCAATCTCGAAGCCAGCCTCGATGTCGCCTCGCTCGAACCCCACACGCGATCGTTGTCGACCTACCTGCTGCAGGAATACTTCGTGCCTCTCCGCGGTTTTGCGCCCTTTGCGCGCGGACTGGCCCGCATCCTGAAGGAGCGCGGCACGGGCGCGTTGAATGTCTCGATCCGCCACTCACCGGCCGACACCACCGCGCTACTGAGCTGGGCCCCCGAGGAGGCGTACTCGTTCGTGATCTATTACAAGCAGCGCACCAGCGCTGCCGCGATTGCCGAGTCCGGCCAATGGACCCGGGAGCTCATCGAGCTCGCGCTATCGCTGGGGGGACGCCATTACCTTCCCTATCGCCTCGAGGCGACGCGCGAGCAATTCGAGCGCGCGTATCCGGCTGCCCGTACCTACGCCGCACTGAAGGCGCGCGTC contains:
- a CDS encoding S10 family peptidase, translated to MTSIPTTEEKKNDKPDPSDDLSVTRHRATIGGKEIAYTVTCGTIVLREESEKEGKNEGEKPRASVFFVAYTLDDVADKTKRPLTFSFNGGPGSSSVWLHLGVLGPRRVALDDEGQNDGPPYTLEANEFSLLPQSDLVFIDPVGTGYSRMVEGEKVKEFHDYRRDLESVGAFIRLYTSRYARWSSPKYLIGESYGTTRASGLAGHLIERYGMYLNGVMLVSVALDFQTLRFDVTNDLPCVLFLPTYAATAWYHKKLAADLQAKSLRELLDEVEAFASGDYANALFQGAGLAAKDRAAIAKKLSRYTGLSVAYVESTDLRIEIFRFCKELLRAEGRTVGRLDSRFKGFDRDSAGAMFEFDPAMAAIYGAYAAAMNDYVRSDLRFEKDLPYEVTKGLYLTWGWNEFANRFASVGETLRKAMSMNPHMRVLVANGYFDFATPHFASDYTMDHLGLDPSLRQNLTVSYYDAGHMMYVHKPSLARLAGELRKFVAP
- a CDS encoding protease inhibitor I42 family protein, which translates into the protein MIRRPFLALLLAFLPGILLAAANPDPVTVTLADSAAPVELIVGQELRLRLESNPSTGYAWAVAKTSKHGGRIRIVKQKGESKYEAPPAPADGKPVVGAQGVEVWTFTAAKPGSQQLKLEYRRGWEKDVAPAKTATFKITVREAPKK
- a CDS encoding glutaredoxin family protein, encoding MRCRHPSLALATLLAAGLAFATPTVAQVYKWTDSTGKTHYGDAPPDDVKKQEIKITAKSYEGPPQIDNWAAVIRRPSPGGTSKPSQSGLTMFSATWCGPCKRAKAYLAEKNVSYRDVDIDASDANREEFRSYGGGGVPLLIAGDKRMRGFSPAALDNLIASSR
- a CDS encoding PQQ-dependent sugar dehydrogenase; protein product: MRLAATLLLALLAPLTATAQSKLPLDKIKLPPGFEITVFAEGVKNARSMALGEGGTLFVSTRSDGRVYAIKHDWKKAQEVITIATGLNMPNGVAVKDGALFVAEVSRVWRYDGIEANLQSPKGKVIYDKYPTEKHHGWKFIRFGPDGWLYVPVGAPCNICEKDDPYSSITRLKPDGSAMEVIARGVRNSVGFDWHPVTKELWFTDNGRDMMGDDIPPDELNHAPKAGMHFGYPYCHGGTVQDQEFGATRKCSEFTAPAKNFGAHVASLGMRFYTGTMFPAEYRNQIFIAEHGSWNRSKKSGYRVMRAKVEGGKVVDYGVFAEGWLDASDDKAWGRPVDVQVMPDGSLLVSDDHADVIYRISYRKP
- a CDS encoding FAD-binding oxidoreductase, yielding MDRRRFLQATALAALSTPAARAQAAQGPLVTDVSQLEATRVAAEIRPRSADDVRAALRNRSGTICLGGGRYSMGGQIASPGALHLDMRAMNRVVSLDRERRVIRVQAGMTWRDLQEAIDPHDLSVKIMQSYSNFTVGGSVSVNCHGRYVGKGPLVNSVRALQVVAADGQVLELTRSREPELFGAAFGGYGGLGVITEVELDLDPNVRMERVVVDVPLEEYPAYFKNKVLSDPRAILHNADLSSPAFANPRTTTWLATEKPPTDAKRLVPKGLDYTLEKNAIWAISELPGGDRLRESLAKSRLADRPVIWRNLEASLDVASLEPHTRSLSTYLLQEYFVPLRGFAPFARGLARILKERGTGALNVSIRHSPADTTALLSWAPEEAYSFVIYYKQRTSAAAIAESGQWTRELIELALSLGGRHYLPYRLEATREQFERAYPAARTYAALKARVDPQGRFTNRLLEKYLPR